The Archocentrus centrarchus isolate MPI-CPG fArcCen1 chromosome 5, fArcCen1, whole genome shotgun sequence genome contains the following window.
ATGTATTAactggaaaaaagctatccaaacctacctgaccctgtgtgaaacagTGATTGTCCCCTAAAACCTAATAGCTTCAATCAAGTGTTTGTAATTTGTGAGaagagtctttcacatcgctgtgaAGGAGTTTTGgctcactcttctttgcagaattgttttaattcagccacattgaatggttttccagcatgaactgCCTGTTtcaggtcatgccaaagcatttcAAAGTGAATTTAAGTACAAACTGTGACTGCTCCACaaccttctttttttcttttttttttttttttttagccattcagaggtggactttgCCACTAACCCTGTGTTATCAGAAAAGGGCTGTTTTCTAAAGCCAAAGTTATCTGTGACTGTTATACAGTCCTGATCAGAATATGGGCCACAGATCATCTTGATCTGGGTCcttaaaaaaatcagtaaaagcTGTAAGTGTAAAAGGAGGCTCACCCCATTTTCTTAAAAACTATAGTTTTTAGCACTAATTAATAGAACAGGCATCAGATGTCTTGCCACTGAGTTTGTCGTCGGGTGGATGGACTTTAGCTCTGCAGCTGGTTGTCCTCGATCTGCTCTGCAACTTTGATGAGCTCAACATAGCAGTACATCAGCTAGTTccccacctgctgcaggttcttgTTAGCGTGTGGCTCCACCTCGCAGCGGTGCTCCAAAGCAGAACAAGACCTACTCTGTAGCTGGTGTCTGTTGAAGCCCGGAATGAGATCCTGGGGAGCCCCGCAACGTtagttaaattttaaatttaattattatttaattatttaaatgcatttagatTTGACTGGTCACTGGGACCATCAGGTCAGTTGGACAGAGGTTACATGTCTTGCCTGTCTTAGAATCTGTTAGATTTCTGTCCCAGAGACAGAACTCCGATAAGTGATAGAAGATGGATGCGTGGTGGTCACCAGTGCATAAAAATTGCATGTTAGAATCACCATCAAACTGTCTGTTTTTGAAAGTTGTTTTTCCTACTTTTGGTGCTCTCTGGTGACATAGAGTGTGTATTTCCTAACAAGgtctcaggcacacagcactGACAGTAAGCAAAGAAACTGCACCCagccttctgtttgtgaggaacAGCCAATCAGCtgaaagttggcttaaaagaGGGAGGAGCTAAGACAGCTTGTTTTaggcagtggatgaactgaggggctacCCTGAGGTCCAGTACAAAATAAGACTTATTTTTGACTCATGTAGCGCTAATCTAATAGAGTCAAATAATAAACATTTGGAGATGGATATGAGCATAATAAATCCGCTTTAATTGTTTATCAAATTAAAATGGTAGTAAAAATGTTATGGTAAGCCACAAATTATTTTAGATAATGTGTCCGCAACTCAAGAGCAAACCTTTTTGTGTGAGTGGCCAAGAGTGCAAGCGGGATAAACAATGACCAGATTCAGATTAAATATATAACAGTTTACACAACATCTGCCCTTTCAGTCGTGGTGGCTTGCTGAAAGTTGTCACGTGACAGTTGATCTCTTGGGTAAACTCACAGGTGACGCAATGCTCCAGgagcctgcagcagctgaagaTCGACGCGTTTGACTAAGAAGCCGCAGCCACCGCCGCCATCATGGGAACAACGATGAGCGAGCCGTGTATTTACGATAAACTGTCCGAGAGCATTGACATCCTCCGTCAGTCGGGCTACCGCTACGGCATGTCGGAGAGGGAGATCGAGAGGTTCATCAAGCAGGTCTTGGAAACCAACGAGCCCAGAAGAGATCCACCACAGTTCCCCATCCTGAGAGCCACCATCAAGGTCCAAATATAAACAGTTACACTGCTGAAACAGATTAGTAACTGAAGACCTTTGTCACATAGAGGGGCTTTGGTTAGAGTTTAGTTTGTTCGTGTTGTTAATTAGTTTGACAGACTGCTTTAAGACTTGAAGTATCAAAATCCAAAAAAGTAACTTTGTAGATGATCCAGTAAATTTTCTTGCTCTGAGTTTACGCTTCATGGCGGTTCAGTCGTGTTCTGTCCTGATGAAGGAGACATTTGTCTGagttgtaaagttttttttgttgtctcttcagtttgtggtggctgtgggcttcctgctggtggtggtgctggCCTTCACTTACCCCCAGAACGCCCCTCAGCTGGGTCTGGTCAATCTGGGCTGCTACAACTGGTCGTCCCCTCTCAGCCACGTCCGCCTGCTCTCCCTACCCATCGCCAAGAAGTACAACCTGCAAGGTGTGAATTATTTCAGATTCTGTTCACGctcagacacacgcacacacaagatTTAGAGGAActtcagtttttggcagtgcTTTTGCTGTGGCTGTGATGAAGACGTGAAACACTATTCGAGATACTTTTTAATGTGTCAGTTTCCCCGGCACAAGCGGGGGAATAACAAGAACAAAATAACAAGTTGGCTACAAATAACGAGTTAGTTgtgtaaatgtttgtgtttgtgctgcaggttTTCATGAGTGGTGGAGTGCCGGCTCTCTCAGACACAGTCTGGTCAACTGTTCGGGATGTGCGGAGATTTCCTCGGTGCTGGAAGTCCCCGAGAGCCTCAGAGGGACTGTGACTCTGCGACGGGGGCCTCAGCTTGTCCTGCTGAAGGTCAGAGGTCGATGCAGTCAGGGTGGCCATATGATCTGCCTCATATCATGCCCCTGAGAGCAAACCTAGTTAAAAATCCCTTTAAGATAAGAAAGGACTTTATTATTTATAGTGGGGAAGTTCACCTAATAAACAAAGTGCATAAACATCACTTTCTGCCTTTTTAACAATTTAACCTGTTTAGTTTCTGGCTGTATTGTTTCTTAGCGTAACCGCTGTCTTTATGAAATATGTAGATGTAAACTTTTCTTtccaaataattaattttttaatgacAACACTTGAAGAATTAAGAGCAACATAATAACAACTACTGTGCTGAATAGATAATATATGTGCATATTCGGGGAGCTGTTCAGACACGTGCCAGAGAGATGAGAAAAGTGTTGAAAACAGTTACCACACTGGAGAATGTCAACACCAGTggacctgtaaaaaaaaaaaaaaaagtgttaatgtAACCACAGCCAGTGACACCATGTGCAAAATGTTAAGTTTGTTCATCCTTGTTTTTTCCGTTTCTTTGTCCGCGCTGCTCTCTCCAGGGCGGGGAGTCCCTGAGCGTCCAGCGGCAGCAGCTCGAGGAGCTCTATTTGGCCCATTCGGGCTCCATGTCCATTCTGCTGGAGGAGGACGATGACCTGCACAACCACAACCTCGGCCTCCCTCAGGGACCTGCCAACTTCACGCTGCTCTGGTACTCAGCTTCTTTAAAGTGGTGCTCCATCTGCTCACCACTAAACcaaaagtaaaagctgcaccaCTAAAACATCTTCATGCAGGTGGACACATACACGGTGTAATAGATGGTCGAAagtgccttaaatctgcattcacCAACAGGAGGTGACTCATCTACTTGTAAAGTCTGGTGACTGTAGACTTTCAGACAATAGACTGACTATGCTGTCCCTTTGATCTTTAAAACTTGTGGTCCCAATTAGAGTTAAAAGGGTAAGAGAAAGCCAGATTATGTTTTAGGGTGAGCCAGCCACCAGGTTGCTACCCTATGAGTGTGCAGACTCAGCTTGAGACATTAAAAATTGGACTTTGCAAACCCACGGGTGAGCTGACtgtggcctgtttttttttttttttttttaaaaaacagaatctATGTGTGGTCACAGCTGTGCATATTACTTCTGCAGGAGGTTCAGCTCTGGGACCCGGGAGAAAGTATTGAGGTGGCTCTTTCCAAAGGCTGAGCtgtgccccctgctggacagcgCCGGGACCATCCTGCAGCGCTGCCTGGTCACCCACAGCACAAACTCTCAGAGCAAGGTGAGTTCAGCTGTGTTCATATTTACTCTCACTGAGAGACCAGACCAGACATATTATATAGAGGTTGtcggtctctctgtgttagccctgctacaggctggcgacctgtacgggtggtaccctgcctctcgccccatggcagctgggattggctccaggAAAAGCAGCTAATTGAAGTGTGCGGTTGTGTTTATTAGCAGATCGTAGACCTTGAGTGGCCTTATGCAGTCGTCTTCTTTAACAGCAAAAGCACACCTTTCAGCCTTTGTTGTAACCTGCCGATTGTTTTTCAGGGTGTCAGGGTGCTGGGCTGGCTGGTGGTGGGTGAGGGGCTGCCAACAGTTCGAGTTCTGCCTGTTCAGCGCTGCCAGAAACACTGCAGCTCCTTCAACCTGTGGCTGACACCTGGAGACATGGGTAACACCTGCTGCACCTGCACATTTTTACACACCAGACtaaatacagatttttaaatAAGAATATAGTTCTTTGTTAGGCTGTTGTTAGTTATGACTCGTGTGCACATGAAAGAAAAGCTTAAAGTAATATCAGTGAAAAATAAAGATGTtattgtgtatgtatgtttaatttaaatttttatgcAGGTAAGGACATTATTTATGTTAAAACCACTCTGTATATCTtctaaaatcaaaacatttaatCTTTTGTGTGGCTGCTGAAGCCGCCTGATCTCAACACTTACTGATGATTTGCTGTcccctctgacctttgacctgcacaGTATACGCTGACCCTCGGTACTGGCAGATGGAGCTCTTCCCCGGCCGAGGCCAGAACATCATCTGCGATGGGTCGACCTTTTAAAACGTCAGGCGGTGCGAAGAGAAGAAAGGAGCAGTTCAGGGCTGGACCGTAATGTGCAGGTTGGCGTTTCGGAGCTCCTCTGCTTTTCTGCAGCTCCGCCCACTGATGCCTTACAAAGTcccgatctttttttttttttttctggtgcccTTTCTTTGTGATAATCCTTCCAGCATCTTCGGAGAGCTAGAATCACTGCACACGTGGAAGTTTGAGGAATGaaaattgatttttcttttaacagctGAAAGTAATCTGTGCTCGTGCCATAGCTTCACACAGATCTTGGGTGCGTTTCTCTTTAGTTTGCCAGGTCCAAGATCTCCGAATCACCACCAACACCTCCGACTAGTCAGTGATTTTTAAAGCCATGTCTGCTGTTGTGCTTGTTGGCAAGCCCTCCTTTGGttggagaggggaaaaaaaaacaaaactaatggGATAAAATTAAGcacattatatatttttttgtctgtttatcgCCACGAGGGTCAGTGACACGAAACCGGAGACACCCTGAGCACCACGTAAGACCGAATGCTgaagagaaatgaaatgaatccgCTGCCTGCTGGCAGCTGACACCGGGCTGGATTAACCTGGAAAACTGTGGCATTTAATCTATaataatttgattaattgatcaatATAAACTGAAACTGGGAGTAATCCAATTATAACCAGTAGGAACGCAGGGAGACCCCACAGCTTCTTCTAATGCCTGCTTACATTTTTGCACTTTCTGGGAACTTTAAAGGAATTTTGGTGTAGCATGGATTCATATGGACGTGTTAAGGGAGTCGGACTGTGGTGAGAACGTCCAGCTGCTAACGAGCAGATGATGCTCCTTCTGAGTGATGTCTCTGAGCTGAGTGGGAGCTGAGCTGCTCGGTGCAGGAGCAAACGCAGAAACTTGAACAATTTTCCAGCTTTTCTAATGCATCCGTGAACAATCACCACCTGTTCTGGCACACCTGCAGCTTCGTCTGGTTTTTTCCTGTAtgttaaaggaacagttcaTCCAAATTTTTTGAAAACCGCACTATTTTTAGTCATCTCTGTGGtctctgaaacacagcagattttatttgaagtctttttcagtctttgcataatttaaataatttcctTTAAAGGCGATCTGTTATTGTCCTTTCCAGCTCCTACGTACAATTTCcatgactcacagttcaaaatgatctttatttattttatgctgGCTTGATTcagtctgtctgaaacaagcctaGCTCCTCCCTTTATGCCAACCTCAgctggtgggtggggcttctttCACTGATTCTTATTATCTTTTTAATTTGGTAAAAACTCTggctgtttttagtttattttagtcACAATACAGCATCGATTGAGATTTAGTGCTGTTCGTTCTCCAGCAGCCATCATCTAAGCATGATCACTGGGAGGGTTAATGTAGAGGAGAGGCTCACTCTGGTGTTTTTCAGCAGCGACACGCCCCACAGTCCACTCTTACAGAGAAGACGGAAATCGTACAGACATAAGCCACAAAAATGAGCATGAACTTGAATTACAGGTGACCGAATCATCAATCACTTTGGGGATTTGAGACGATATTGTGAATTTTGTTGTTCGTAAAGCTGGTGAAGTTGAAGTTATGTTTAAAAAGTCAGTTTTTGTGCGTGAACTAGAAGGGAATCCATAAAGTGGCGTCACGCTTCacctttttattgtttgttctcTCTAAAACGTCTGTCAAGGCAGAGATGCGAGAGAATATATGGGTGAACTGGCCCTTTAACAGCCAGTTTGCAACactaacagcacacagcaggagacggGACAGCTCTTACTGATAATACACACGAAAGCTGCTTCTCTTTATTTCAGTGTCACTATTTATTGTTATGGTTGTATAGAAATAGAAccattaattttaataataaactgttgtaatattatatttttgATTATAAAGTGGGATCGTCAGCACAGAGAACAGTGGAGGATATATTTTGCGCTCAATCGGGGTTTAAAAGTCTGAATATTGTTGGATACGTTTGCCAAAGTTTCcgcattttaaacatttacagcAGCAAAGCAGTTAAAGCAAAGTCAGGGGCCGCATCTATGAAATGTTCGCTTTGCAGGGCGATGTAACACTTTTATGAGGAAATTAAAACTTATCATGTATTATTTGTTTCCATCTGCGTGGAGTCATTGAGTCTGTCTCACACGTTTCATTAAAGCAGTGTCTCGTGATTGTATGGACTTGAAtagatgtgagtgtggatggttgtctgtctctttgtgttagccctgcaaacaggctggcgacctgtacagggcgtaccctgcctctcatgcCTCtcccatggcagctgggataggctccattcCTGTTCTGCTCTTTGCACActagttatatatatattttacaaatGCTAAGGCTTAATGTCCAAAGCATCTACATATTGTGTTGATGAGAGGTCAACTCAAGCTAACTCAAGCtaagattaaaaagaaatttgaGCTTTAAAAAAGCAGCACCCATCCCAAAACACTTCAACACAGCCACTGGTACaatgctgccccctggtggtgaaagACTGCAGTGCCATTTTAGAAAGTAGGAGCCACAAAATGTTTTAACAAGCTTATTTTCTACTGGAAATTAAACTTCTACGACAGTCTTTGCTGTTGTACAATTCTCTCAAATTTTAGTTAGAAGACTGGTGTGCAGATTAACACATTCACTTGGCAAGTGAAAGGGTGACGGTTCAATTCCACCCAGAGGCACAAAACCCCTTTGGTGTTGCGTCAGGTGTAAAACTcaaccaaatcaaacatgtggcacTACCTGTGACCCCTTGTGGCAAAGGAGCACCTGAAAATAGTTAACCATTTGCCTGCTGTCTTTCTCTTAATGCTGCTGGAAAAGATGTTCTGAAAACACCAGTTTGTTCTCCAGCTCCTGAGAGAACCATCTGGAGCTTAAGCTGCTAAATGCTCACCAACCAAACCAAAAGAAGGCGCTAAATGAGACCGGACGGCTCCacagtgtgtttatttaatatcAAAATATTCGCATAGATAAAACTGCAGTTTACATGTCTGTAAAGCACTGAAACATAAGTGCATCTTTGTTAGTCTTCATGTGAAAATGTACAACAGATACCAGCAaacatcacagcacagaaacgGGGTGAAAAATTAGAAGCTTGTTACTTGAATACATATCTGTATGAGTAGTTCTCAGGTAACTGGCAGCAGGGGAGGTGTCGTCTGTAGTGTGCCAGGAGGATATTTAAAGGTAATATCATTAAGGTTTAAAAAATAGTAAACAGAGTGGTTTGGACTTTAACATGACAGTAAACAATTTTTCCTCAACAGCGCacctttaaagcagctgtaaatGACAAATGTTCCAACAGGTAAAGTGGACTGACTTTGGAAAGcttaaaatccttttaaaaaatgtgctaATCTATAAGAAAGTGAGTTATAAAGTTACAGTTTTTAGTCTTTCTGTAGGAATGTTTTAACACCTTTACATTtgctgcatgaaaaaaaaaacccacccagCATGCAGATAAACTTATTTCAGTTAAATGACAGTTTAAAGTCGGGAAAACTGTTTGCTGACCTCAACGAGCCGGCGGCTCGACTCCAAAAAACTGGCTCAGATTTAAACGGCTCCCACAGACTCGTGAAGGAACAGCAGTAACAATTTTTATAAATCagcacaaataatttttttttttttttaaagagcaaaGTGCAGAGAGATTACATGGTTTGACAGAATAGTGTAAAAGCATCACATTTACAGGgtcagatcacacacacacacacacacaaatctctccTGTCAGTATCATCTCTCCAGTCAGACGGGTTTCATGTAGTTTCTCTTTAGACAGTTCTTTCTCCACCAAAGAGTTTTGGGGGGGACCATAAATGCACACAGGTGTGGGTGTGCTGTGTTTATTATAACGTCTCGCTGCTTTTAGGACTCTGATTTAATGGTTTTTAATGCCGTGAGCAGCTAAATTCACTTTCACGTCATAGAGGCAGAGGAAGAAACCTTGAGCATAAGTGTCAAACCTTAATATCTGACTGCATATTACAGTATCATAAGAAGGAGGACACATATGTGTGTTCTGACCCTGTAAGAGCCACCGCAGCTGTCATAATACTTTTATAAAATGCctttaaatttaatgtttaaaaaaaaaaggggggggggggttggtgaAGGCCACGCTGCTCATCATGTTGCTCCCGCCAGCAGTGGAGACGCTTCAGAAGGTGCACGCTTGTTGTGATGTGACGCAGCGATGCGTCTGTGAGTCGAGTCATACAGGTGGCTGCTCTGCAGGTCGACTTCTGCTCGCAGAGttattttcttcattaaaaagaaacaaagaaaaagttaGGAAGATGCGTCTTTGTAAATGTGGACATAAAAAAAGGAGAGGATGGTACTGATCTCATCTAACTCGAGAGTTagcagctgctgtgtgctgctgtgtgagtgAGAAGAGGAGTACCTGAAAATCTCTGATGTAGGTTAAGAAGAAGCTGATGAAGGAGAAGGCCAGAAACCACTCTGACACTGTGCTGACAATGTGAGCCGTGTAACCctgaaggaaaaacaacaataatgcTAAACAGAAAGAGTGTCGGCAGCTGGATCAGCACTTTTCTGTTCCTGGCTCAAATCAAAGTTCTTTCTAagatctaatatatatatataaaaaaaaacatatttctcaAGTTGAGTACAATCTTAGTAGCACTTCTGAAACTCGAAACTTTATTACTGTGAACACACAGAGGGCTACTGACCGTCTCGCCGGGAGTCCAGTGGAGTTTGCGAGGAACGTCCACTCCAATCAGACTGGTGTACATGATGACTGAAGATATAAACACTGACAGGCTGCTGAGGATCACACACGGTTTTCAGAGTCATCAGGACATGAAATCAGACACGAGAGACTGATATAGAGATAGATGCAGCCGCTGTGATGCACCCGTTGGTTATGGAGTGCATGTTTTTATCCTCAGTGGTGGCATTTTGATTGATTGCCTGGTGCCATTTTTACGGGGGGGGGGTTAGTGCTAAATGATCAGCTCACACTAGCTAGCATGATAAACTGCAACACGTCAGTTACTCGACATTAGCGTCAAAGTAACTGACTGAATTTTGTGCACTCAAACTGAAGCGCAAACTTCTTGAAGAGGCTTCAACGTGATTTGAGCCAAATGATTTCTCAGATGTCTCCATTAAATACGCTCCAAAAGGCACCGAAATGGTCAACGGGTCAAAGTTAGTGAAGATGAGGCCCAGCAGACGGCTATTATAGGCACGCTTGCCAATCAAAGCAGGGTTTTAACTTTAGTCTGCAAAGCAATTCACACAAAATACCAACTCGAGGTACTTCTGCTTGGTTTAGATAAAAGCTGCAAAGAGAAGTAACTGAATATAATCACTGCAACTCTAGAGTCTGTGCATCACCGGGTCTAAGGATACTGCTGATGATGCTGCCCAAGGTCCAGGCCCCGATACCGAGGCGCGCCAGGTAGACGGTCCTGCTGTGGATGTGAGGGTGCATGTAGTACGAGAGCAGCGTCTGAACGATGATGTAAAGAGCCCCGAACCCAAAGGTGAGAATTGCCCCCACGAGGTGCATGTAGAACAGCGTCGTCTTCTGctctgacagacacacagatgaaaCGCTCAACACTTCAGAACCCGAGTGGGCGGAAAACGATCCCAGACCAGCCAGCGGCACTCACCTGGAAGTTTGCCACCACGCACATGCCGAAGGAGCTGGTCCAGCCCAGCCAGAGCCCGATGCAGTTCAGCCTGAGGAGTTTGAAGTCGTCCTCACCCAACAGACCCTCCACCTGTTTGTAACGCACGTACATCGTGGCTATTCCTGCAAACACAATAAGCATATCAgctataatgtgtgtgtgtgtgttcactggcattttttacacacagaaacaggttCACATGTGTTTTATATGACCATCTTTAGAGAATGCAATTTAACacagagcctgtgtgtgtgttacctaaAAAGGCAGACACGTCCAACATGATGCCAAACACACACCTCTCTGGCGCCATCGTTCCTGTGTCACTGCAGCACACGACAGGTCGTAAAACTTTGGTTTATTTGTTATAAAAATGAAGGTTAAATGAATTTGTCTTCAACATCAAAGAGATGAAGAGTTTTAGGACGTTTATGCATCGAAAatggcaacaacaaaaaaatttaacctggaataatgtttgtttaTAAAGCATAAAGCATGAAGTCCGATGCTGATGTTTATTTACTGCGAAGAAAACCTGAACTTTAAAAATGTCTCAGCAAATCTGAGTGTTGCTGTTTTACTTTCTGTCTGAAATCAGAGACTCGTTATTTCAAAAGTGCCTAAAAACTTTGCATCAGCCACAAACTGTGAAATTAAATACCTGAAGAGATTTCTATGAAATTTAAATTTCAACTAAACAGCTGCtcaaatcattaaaaatattactAACAAAGACACTTAAAGTGACTAAAATGATTCCTGTAGCCTCTCTGTGGGCCCATGAAGAAATCTGATCAGAGAAATTATTCCACAGCGTCCTCATTTtcagtcctctgtgtgtgtgtgagtgtgtgtgtgtgtgtgtgctcagacCTGATGTACGGCACAAAAGGATCCACGTGTCTCAACACCACCGCTGTGATGTAAGCAAAGATGAAGGACGCGGCCGTCCAGATGACCAGAGCAGCGGGCAGGAAGCACAGACCCTGCTGGAACCACCACATGGTGTCCTCACTGTTGCTGCTTCACCCTggcctgttccaaaacatcaTCATCGTTATTCAATTATCTGGGCATATTTAACGACTCAGTGCAAAATGTTACTTTCATACTGTAAAAATAAGACAGAAGGACTCACAGCTAGAAGCTGAGCCTGGTATCTAAAATGCAGGTAAAAAGAAGAGCTTTCATATGCTCTAACTTGGTTTGATCAGCTGCTATTCATGGTGATGTGGCCTGTTAATGTTTACCCAAAAGGTTTCCTCCAGTAATAAAACATCCAGAGTGCCAAAGCCATTGAAACTATTACATATcccattacactgatattcaaagtaggttattaaaaaaaaaaaaaacatgcatgctgGTTAGATTTCAGTCTGACTTGTTTAATCTGTTAAGAGTCCAACAGTCTATTTATTACACTGATGTTGAGACCTGACCGAACAATGAAAGaagtctttatttttcctttccttcagTCTCACGGGCACAAATACCTGTgagaacattcagacaacaaaCGATGaataatttatacattttgtttGCATCTGCATGTGGACGAGTTTGAGTTGGGTCACGTTCacgtacatttaaaaaaaaaaaaaaaaagctgttgaaAGTAGGAAGTAAAATCTGAGGTTAAAAGTAGGCCAGCGTGACGTGGAATCTTGAATACTTTCAGTTATGTAGGAGACATTTTGTATCCAGTAAGGAAACTTTCAAATAAATATATCTGCGTACTCACTGGGAGGCATTTTAGTGCTTCCAATACAGAAAGTGAACTTTCTTCAgtgaaaaacaatatttttcaaatgcgattttcagtgtgtttaaataaatataaagacaGTGTTCAACATAACATTTTCCCCACGTGATCAGACTTTCAGTGGTCCACTAAAAAAGCCAGTTTAATTACTTTGTATGCTGCTATTTATAGTTAGATTTAAATTATGTATGTAGGATGAAAACCATTGTACCTAAAGCTTTAGAATAAATGTAGAGGAGTGCTGAGCCACTCTTTAGATTCACCCCTGCAGGCATCACTGACAGAAACACCGACGGGACGGCTGCTGTCAGCTTTCAGCAAAGTTTACAAGAAATCTGCCAAATTTAGAAGTGAAACGATTTTTAAGATTGTGGCAAATGAAACAgtttgactgcagctgtaattTTGATGTGTGTGAAACAAAAAGGAAGTGGACGTGAACATGACTTTCCTTCTCATTTGAACTCTTTATACAGGCGGTTTGATTAAAAACTTTGGTTTGAATTTTAACGAGAA
Protein-coding sequences here:
- the c5h6orf89 gene encoding bombesin receptor-activated protein C6orf89 homolog; translation: MGTTMSEPCIYDKLSESIDILRQSGYRYGMSEREIERFIKQVLETNEPRRDPPQFPILRATIKFVVAVGFLLVVVLAFTYPQNAPQLGLVNLGCYNWSSPLSHVRLLSLPIAKKYNLQGFHEWWSAGSLRHSLVNCSGCAEISSVLEVPESLRGTVTLRRGPQLVLLKGGESLSVQRQQLEELYLAHSGSMSILLEEDDDLHNHNLGLPQGPANFTLLWRFSSGTREKVLRWLFPKAELCPLLDSAGTILQRCLVTHSTNSQSKGVRVLGWLVVGEGLPTVRVLPVQRCQKHCSSFNLWLTPGDMVYADPRYWQMELFPGRGQNIICDGSTF
- the dram2b gene encoding DNA damage-regulated autophagy modulator protein 2b, giving the protein MWWFQQGLCFLPAALVIWTAASFIFAYITAVVLRHVDPFVPYISDTGTMAPERCVFGIMLDVSAFLGIATMYVRYKQVEGLLGEDDFKLLRLNCIGLWLGWTSSFGMCVVANFQKTTLFYMHLVGAILTFGFGALYIIVQTLLSYYMHPHIHSRTVYLARLGIGAWTLGSIISMFISSVIMYTSLIGVDVPRKLHWTPGETGYTAHIVSTVSEWFLAFSFISFFLTYIRDFQKITLRAEVDLQSSHLYDSTHRRIAASHHNKRAPSEASPLLAGAT